A portion of the Candidatus Effluviviaceae Genus V sp. genome contains these proteins:
- a CDS encoding 4Fe-4S dicluster domain-containing protein produces the protein MRIKLTGDMIKDELIQKVVELSGQNLGACYQCGRCSAGCPVVEDMDIVPSEVIRLLQLGQLEPVLESKTIWICASCLQCASRCPRGVEFSSICDALRAIVLRRRLSHPQVDADEVTPVMVSDAPQMGVVGALRKLNG, from the coding sequence ATGAGGATCAAGCTGACCGGAGACATGATTAAGGACGAGCTCATCCAGAAGGTCGTTGAGCTGTCGGGTCAGAACCTCGGCGCGTGCTACCAGTGCGGCAGGTGTTCGGCCGGCTGCCCGGTGGTCGAGGACATGGACATCGTTCCGAGCGAGGTCATCCGTTTGCTCCAGCTCGGACAGCTCGAGCCGGTGCTCGAGTCGAAGACGATCTGGATCTGCGCCTCGTGCCTCCAGTGCGCGTCGCGCTGTCCAAGGGGCGTGGAGTTCTCGAGCATCTGCGACGCGCTCCGCGCGATCGTGCTGAGACGCCGTCTGTCGCACCCGCAGGTGGACGCGGACGAGGTCACGCCGGTGATGGTGTCGGACGCTCCGCAGATGGGCGTCGTCGGGGCTCTGAGGAAGCTCAACGGTTG